From the Neobacillus sp. PS3-34 genome, the window GTTCAGTAGTGATTACTGTACAGGAATAAACCATATCCCCTTGAGGTGATTTCCACGACTCCCAAAGTCCGGCCATACCAAATGGTTCTTCCGATTTAAGCTTTATCCTCATCGGCGTTTTCTTCTCTTCTGTTTTTTTCCATTCATAAAAGGAATCGGCCACGATCAGACAGCGCTTCTTTTGATAGGCACTGCGAAAGCTTGGTTTTTCTGTTAAGGTCTCTGCCCTTGCATTGATCATTTTATAACCGATTTTTTCATCCTTCGCCCAGGGAGGAATCAGTCCCCATCGCAGCAAACCAAGACGGTTTTTCGTTCCGTCATTAATGACAGATACAACCGAATGGGAAGGAGCAACGTTAAAGCTTAATTGATATAATTCTTCTGCCATAGCCGCTTCAATGTCAAAGCGATCGATTAGCTGTTCAAAGGTTGCCGTTAACGTAAACCGTCCGCACATCTCGTTCACCTCAGCAAGACCCCCATATAAATCTGGGAGCGTTTTTATGCTAAATTAAATATTTATTCTTAATGATTTTTATATGATGAAGCTCATGGCCCGCAATAATGTATGCAAGCGCTCTTACAGATATCTCTCCATTGTTAGCAAACCCTTTTCTGTTCCAAGCTTCCTCAGACAACCCTTTTAATAGAGATAGGGTTGAGCGCCGAACCGCTGTAAAATCTTCAAGTAAATCAGCTATTGAGCTTGATTGGAATAAAGCTTCTTTTACGTATTGTTCATCATCATAGCCAGCAAGAGGAGTTTGGTCACCTCTTGATATACGAAGCAATCTGTAGCTCATAATACGTTCTGTGTCCGTAATATGCCCGATTACCTCTTTTAGAGTCCATTTTCCTAATGCATAACGATAATTTGCCTGTATTTCCGAAATTCCCGTAAATAATGCGGTTATATCATCAATCTGTTTAGAAAGAATATCTAATAAACTTCCTTCTGGAACCATACCAATATATCCTTCATAATAAGCTGGGTATTCTTCCCTTGATGGGGGTTTAAGCATATTCATTCCTCCTTCAAAATACATTCCAAATTATACCACAGCAACAATATACAACATATTTTCTTAATAACTTTTCCGAGCTAACCATCCTTTTTAACATAGTATAACAAATTAAAAAATGCCTGCCTCAGTTGCAACCAGGCAGGCACCAAAATATTTATGGTTTTTCATTCCTTCTCCAATACCATTATTGCCGTACTGCTGATTTGTTTCATCGCTTCTTCCAGCTTTACATCTACTACACTTGCATCTTCTATATGCTGGAGGATTATTTCGTTTACATCCTCAAAAATCGTCTTCGTATTAGTCATCTCACTCATGACCTCTTGGGAAAATCTCTTTTGTTCTTCTATTTTCATTAATACATCATTCACTTCACTTTCAACATTGTCAATCACGGAAGAAATGCCGTCAATTTTTTCAGTGGTATCTCTGCTCAGCGTTATTCCATCTTTAATCAGGCCAGTACTCGTATTTGTAGAAGCTAATGTGGCTTGTATGTCCTTTTGGATATTCTGTGTTAAGATGCTAATATTGTTGGTACTCGCTGCAGTACTTTCAGCCAATTTCCTTACTTCATCGGCAACGACGGCAAATCCTTTTCCCTGTTCCCCTGCTCTTGCTGCTTCAATCGAAGCATTTAAAGATAATAGGTTGGTTTGGTCTGCGATATCTTTAATTACTTTAACAATCATTTCAATTTCCTTGGATCGTTCATTTAACTGGTTCATCTTAGAAGAAGTTTCATCCAGCTGTTCTCCCAGCTTCTTTATTAATTGCTCCATTTCTCCTACTAGTTCCTTGCCTTCTTCTGATTTTGCCACCATACTATCTGCGGATTCTATCAGGTGATTGCCTTTTAAGTGAAGTTCATTCGTATTATTAAAAGATAAGAGACTAAGAGCATTTACCTTATCAAATCGATTTTTGATTTTCAAAACCAAGTCACCCATCATATGGTGCTGGCCATTTACCTTTTCATGCTGATGAATGGTGTTAGACAATTCAAAATTGAATTGCTCCATAAAACTTTTATAAATCTCTTCCTTTTTCTCTATTTCTTCAACAGCCAGATTGAGCTGGTCCTGCATTTTATTTCTATTCATTTCTAGTTCCAAGTATTTTCTTTTGCTGACAAACATATAGAAGCCTCCAATTGACCGAATAAATCGAATTAACACTATTATAAAAGTATTAACTGTTTTGAAGTGTGATTTTAATCACTAAAAGCTTTAGAAAGAGGACATATCACAACTGAACAAAATAATTGTTTTTAAAAAAGGCTGTTTTCGTATAAAAATTTGTTGCTATTTAAGAAG encodes:
- a CDS encoding SOS response-associated peptidase, which codes for MCGRFTLTATFEQLIDRFDIEAAMAEELYQLSFNVAPSHSVVSVINDGTKNRLGLLRWGLIPPWAKDEKIGYKMINARAETLTEKPSFRSAYQKKRCLIVADSFYEWKKTEEKKTPMRIKLKSEEPFGMAGLWESWKSPQGDMVYSCTVITTEPNGLMASIHDRMPVILNPEDEKTWLDPSITDVREINKLLQPYNEEWMEAYEVSSLVNSPKNNSIELIQKIS
- a CDS encoding DinB family protein, with amino-acid sequence MLKPPSREEYPAYYEGYIGMVPEGSLLDILSKQIDDITALFTGISEIQANYRYALGKWTLKEVIGHITDTERIMSYRLLRISRGDQTPLAGYDDEQYVKEALFQSSSIADLLEDFTAVRRSTLSLLKGLSEEAWNRKGFANNGEISVRALAYIIAGHELHHIKIIKNKYLI
- a CDS encoding methyl-accepting chemotaxis protein — its product is MFVSKRKYLELEMNRNKMQDQLNLAVEEIEKKEEIYKSFMEQFNFELSNTIHQHEKVNGQHHMMGDLVLKIKNRFDKVNALSLLSFNNTNELHLKGNHLIESADSMVAKSEEGKELVGEMEQLIKKLGEQLDETSSKMNQLNERSKEIEMIVKVIKDIADQTNLLSLNASIEAARAGEQGKGFAVVADEVRKLAESTAASTNNISILTQNIQKDIQATLASTNTSTGLIKDGITLSRDTTEKIDGISSVIDNVESEVNDVLMKIEEQKRFSQEVMSEMTNTKTIFEDVNEIILQHIEDASVVDVKLEEAMKQISSTAIMVLEKE